One genomic window of Aethina tumida isolate Nest 87 chromosome 3, icAetTumi1.1, whole genome shotgun sequence includes the following:
- the LOC109609073 gene encoding sialin-like — translation MAPGLSTIKRGSIQVQKAAKVVNEQIGSRQVLAVFVITGFVLCGVVEQSASVALRANSTSSFSAAEFAEYVENTSYITQYCQPPLFKSNTTVHVVRSIPHIEIPMTRTDETESVLRQAFMWGTLVSPLAASRIAARVGAERLFGAGVLGAGVVAIMVPAAWLTACHVAIRFVQGIFMGATWPAAHMLAVTWIKRKHISGFISLYTAVNLGYAVVGILGTVLVRKFGRDWLSYVIAASSFLWYFLWWRFVEESLHPNRPKRDEHRNLPWRRLLMSKPAWACGIAVVGSQWADSTLMLGVTKYLKLVYGFSIEYEDILQSLPHIGHFFAAITFGIIVDHVRSTGMASTTTSRKLFVYLSHFPPAALMFVLGYTGCDPAAPAALYTAALTMTGATPAGVYASAADIAPNFAGTVFGLCQTVGAAGLLAANYVVSEGLHGSFAGWWRLVFGVSSAVLLTTATFFMVMGSGSVQDWNAPGDFVPEEEPKEEPSRLESVLE, via the exons atGGCACCTGGATTGTCAACAATAAAGCGAGGAAGTATTCAAGTACAAAAGGCCGCAAAAGTTGTAAATG AACAAATTGGATCAAGACAGGTGCTTGCAGTATTCGTTATAACGGGGTTTGTTTTATGTGGAGTTGTGGAGCAAAGTGCTTCTGTAGCTTTGAGAGCAAATAGTACGTCAAGCTTTTCAGCTGCTGAATTCGCGGAATATGTCGAGAATACCAGTTACATCACGCAATATTGTCAACCTCCGCTTTTCAAATCAAACACTACGGTTCACGTCGTCCGATCCATTCCCCACATTGAg ATACCGATGACCCGCACAGATGAGACGGAATCTGTATTGAGGCAAGCTTTTATGTGGGGAACATTAGTTTCCCCTTTGGCAGCCAGCAGGATAGCAGCACGAGTCGGGGCCGAACGTCTCTTTGGAGCTGGAGTTCTGGGCGCAGGAGTAGTAGCTATTATGGTCCCTGCTGCCTGGCTGACTGCCTGTCACGTTGCCATTCGATTTGTTCAGGGTATATTcatg ggaGCAACATGGCCAGCAGCTCATATGTTGGCAGTAACATGGATTAAACGAAAACACATTAGCGGATTCATTTCCTTATATACAG ctgTGAATCTAGGTTACGCTGTCGTCGGTATTTTGGGGACAGTGTTAGTGCGAAAATTTGGAAGAGATTGGCTAAGTTATGTTATAGCAGCTTCTtcatttttatggtattttttgTGGTGGAGGTTTGTAGAAGAATCTTTGCATCCCAACCGACCTAAAAGAGAT GAGCACAGAAACTTACCTTGGCGTAGATTACTAATGTCGAAACCCGCTTGGGCTTGTGGCATAGCAGTCGTTGGAAGTCAATGGGCGGACTCCACGTTAATGCTTGGTGTTACTAAATACCTGAAGTTAGTTTACGGATTCTCCATTGAATAT GAAGACATTCTTCAATCCCTGCCTCATATCGGTCATTTCTTTGCAGCCATAACTTTCGGAATTATTGTGGATCATGTTAGGAGTACAGGAATGGCTTCAACCACTACTTCCAGAAAACTTTTCGTTTATCTTT CACATTTCCCTCCTGCTGCCCTAATGTTCGTTCTGGGATACACGGGATGCGATCCAGCGGCCCCAGCTGCTTTGTATACGGCAGCTTTAACGATGACAGGCGCTACTCCAGCAGGAGTTTATGCAAGTGCTGCGGATATCGCCCCCAATTTTGcgg GTACTGTTTTTGGACTGTGTCAAACTGTAGGAGCTGCGGGACTTTTAGCAGCGAACTATGTAGTTTCTGAAGGATTGCACGGCTCA TTTGCAGGTTGGTGGAGATTAGTATTTGGTGTTTCGTCAGCAGTGCTATTAACAACTGCAACCTTTTTCATGGTCATGGGAAGTGGATCAGTTCAAGATTGGAATGCGCCAGGTGATTTCGTGCCGGAGGAAGAACCGAAAGAGGAACCATCACGACTAGAATCTGTTCTTGAATAA
- the LOC109609071 gene encoding tyrosine-protein phosphatase non-receptor type 23-like: protein MAGLLQKLVPLLILLICRTSICTEEAEPKEELVESESKDGKLEIIKRIKKVNEDGSYTIGYEADDGSFKIESRDVLGNIKGTYGFLDDEGQIKRVSYSTSNSTDLLGKTEAPSVVQRIPKLNRTTSSTKRPSPSTTPSTSTTNLASRRRTTTTTTTSKPNYSDVINISSGTTTRPLIYTSPPRVLLQGRSNLGSTVATHIHNPKSEGQLDRPEVIIKPTEIPLFRRLALKHELLEDAKPVIEVPEVRSNILRRQLAHEKTTEFNAREHISNLQQSDGDDIPDVYSGSITTTAPRHIFSTTLRPRIISTTAPPVTLRPIRYTPNYQSNILQNIDPTTPEYAQESSTTESTIDEATPTPVPIVQIPPNRQPGPEPLVAIRHPFQRGTILVPLSQLQQRIVPLENARDESMENQYVIQNIRPNDQYIKETTPKPLMEQQPRPIVLRRVPPPLRPIPVQVDENGYIREVPQSVPTPFPLPIPITPVPKYSQNDIQNEVDHIEPPVSTREFQQLLHQLILRQSRLERINDMMNPRRAYTYVQQPQYRPVYQPTPAPYFIPRNPNGHGHNQQSGPVQFIPDQDPRRQYQTQQPQPLTLRQQNQDGIYNDQFAQSFVPTRRVARLLQRPNEEQEQYLPPDVREMLLLRMLQLALNPSLPIEEEEEAAEPTTQVPQYKKAVRNVEILGEENEEMKTPTRIKSHEVENSTTTTTAAAFVSPSEAFFISSGTSGLSSNFLILFAVGYFL, encoded by the exons ATGGCAGGCCTTTTACAG AAATTGGTACCTCTATTAATACTACTTATCTGTAGAACATCTATATGTACTGAAGAAGCTGAACCCAAAGAAGAACTAGTCGAATCCGAAAGCAAAGAtggaaaattagaaataataaaacgaataaaaaagGTGAATGAAGATGGATCTTACACAATAGGCTACGAGGCTGATGatggatcatttaaaatagaaagcCGAGATGTATTAGGGAATATAAAAGGCACTTATGGATTTCTTGACGATGAAGGCCAAATCAAAAGAGTATCATATAGTACTAGCAATTCTACGGATCTTCTGGGCAAAACTGAAGCACCTTCTGTGGTCCAAAgaattccaaaattaaatagaaccaCTTCTAGTACAAAACGTCCTTCACCATCAACAACTCCTTCAACTTCCACAACAAATTTAGCATCAAGAAGGAGGACGACTACAACTACTACAACTTCAAAACCTAATTACAgtgatgtaattaatatttcttctgGAACTACCACCAGGCCTTTAATTTATACTTCACCTCCTAGAGTGTTATTACAGGGGAGGTCTAATCTTGGGTCAACAGTCGCGACTCACATACACAATCCCAAATCAGAAGGTCAGTTAGATAGGCCAGAGGTCATCATCAAACCAACTGAGATCCCATTGTTCAGAAGACTGGCTTTAAAACATGAATTGTTGGAAGATGCAAAACCAGTTATTGAAGTTCCTGAAGTTAGAAGTAACATATTGCGCAGACAATTGGCCCATGAGAAAACAACAGAGTTTAACGCTAGAGAACATATTTCAAATCTTCAACAGTCGGACGGTGACGACATTCCTGACGTTTACAGTGGATCAATAACTACTACAGCTCCAAGGCACATTTTTAGTACTACTTTAAGACCCAGAATTATATCTACAACAGCGCCTCCAGTTACGTTAAGACCAATAAGATATACTCCAAATTATCAGtcaaacattttacaaaatattgatcCCACAACTCCTGAATACGCTCAAGAGTCTTCCACAACTGAATCAACAATCGATGAAGCAACTCCAACACCAGTTCCAATTGTGCAAATCCCACCAAATCGACAGCCTGGACCAGAACCACTGGTTGCAATAAGACATCCTTTCCAACGAGGTACAATTCTTGTACCCTTAAGTCAACTCCAACAAAGAATTGTTCCTTTGGAGAATGCAAGAGATGAGAGTATGGAAAACCAATATGTTATTCAAAACATCAGACCTAATGATCAATATATCAAAGAAACCACGCCCAAACCATTAATGGAGCAGCAACCTAGGCCAATCGTTTTAAGAAGGGTGCCTCCCCCATTAAGACCCATTCCAGTGCAGGTGGATGAAAATGGATACATCCGAGAAGTTCCCCAGTCCGTGCCTACACCGTTTCCACTTCCAATACCAATTACGCCAGTACCAAAATACTCTCAAAATGACATTCAGAATGAGGTTGATCATATTGAACCTCCTGTCAGTACAAGAGAATTTCAACAACTATTACATCAACTAATTCTTCGGCAAAGTCGCTTAGAACGAATAAACGACATGATGAACCCAAGGAGAGCATACACATATGTTCAACAACCACAATATAGACCAGTATATCAACCGACACCAGCACCTTATTTCATACCAAGGAATCCCAACGGACATGGACACAACCAGCAATCTGGACCTGTACAGTTCATTCCAGACCAAGACCCAAGGAGGCAATATCAAACCCAGCAACCTCAGCCGCTGACCTTGCGACAACAAAACCAGGATGGAATTTACAACGACCAATTTGCCCAGTCTTTTGTACCTACCAGAAGAGTGGCGCGATTGTTGCAAAGACCCAATGAAGAACAGGAACAATACTTGCCTCCAGATGTTCGGGAAATGCTCTTGTTAAGAATGTTACAATTGGCCCTGAACCCATCTCTTCCTAtcgaagaagaagaagaagcgGCAGAACCGACCACACAAGTGCCTCAATACAAAAAAGCCGTGAGGAACGTGGAAATACTGGGGGAAGAAAACGAAGAAATGAAGACACCAACAAGGATTAAGAG ccACGAAGTGGAGAATTCAACAACGACCACTACAGCTGCTGCATTTGTATCACCAAGCGAAGCTTTCTTTATTAGCAGTGGTACTTCAggattaagttcaaattttctGATATTATTCGCAGTagggtattttttataa